A portion of the Nitratidesulfovibrio termitidis HI1 genome contains these proteins:
- a CDS encoding DUF554 domain-containing protein: MTLPVGSLINMAAVVGGGALGMLLGARLPDRVRAIVFQGLGLCTMVIGMQMAFKTANPLIMIFSILSGAIIGELLRLEDAFARAGEALKAKLRSGNPRFTDGFVTATLLFCIGSMAILGPFDEGLRGDRTIVLTKSILDCFAAIALASAYGVGVLFSALPLFIYQGGLTVFAGVLQPLLGPAVMNELTATGGLMVIGIGINLLELKRIPLANMLPALLTAVLLASIFM; the protein is encoded by the coding sequence GTGACTCTTCCCGTCGGTTCACTCATCAACATGGCCGCCGTTGTCGGCGGCGGCGCGCTGGGCATGCTGCTGGGGGCGCGCCTGCCCGACCGCGTGCGGGCCATCGTGTTTCAGGGGCTGGGGCTGTGCACCATGGTCATCGGCATGCAGATGGCCTTCAAGACGGCCAACCCGCTGATCATGATCTTCAGCATTCTCAGCGGGGCCATCATCGGCGAACTGCTGCGGCTTGAAGACGCCTTTGCCCGCGCGGGCGAGGCGCTGAAGGCAAAGCTGCGTTCCGGCAACCCGCGCTTTACCGACGGCTTCGTCACCGCCACGCTGCTGTTCTGCATCGGGTCCATGGCCATTCTGGGGCCGTTCGACGAGGGCCTGCGCGGCGACCGCACCATCGTGCTCACCAAGTCCATCCTCGACTGTTTTGCGGCCATCGCCCTGGCTTCTGCCTACGGGGTGGGCGTGCTGTTTTCCGCGCTGCCGCTGTTCATCTATCAGGGCGGGCTGACGGTGTTTGCCGGGGTGCTCCAGCCGCTGCTGGGTCCGGCAGTGATGAACGAACTGACCGCCACGGGCGGGCTGATGGTCATCGGCATCGGCATCAACCTGCTGGAACTGAAGCGCATTCCGCTGGCAAACATGCTGCCCGCGCTGCTTACGGCGGTGCTGCTGGCCTCCATTTTCATGTAG
- the uvrA gene encoding excinuclease ABC subunit UvrA, whose translation MSKPCIHIEGARQHNLKNVTLDIPRDELVVVCGPSGSGKSTLAFDIVYAEGQRRYVESLSAYARQFLPQMDKPEVEKIEGLSPAISLEQQTATRNPRSTVGTVTEVYDFLRVFWARLGRMYCPQCGLPIEARAADEIIADILALGEGTRCIVLAPLVEHQKGTHLDRFKKLKAEGFVRVRVNGTIMGIDEVPALDKNRKHTIDLVVDRLVIKDGIRGRLADSVELALRYGDGRLVVHLPAGGDGKDGGAGKASANAGRDIVHSTESVCPACRISLPAPSPQLFSFNSPQGACPRCLGLGSVEYFEPALVAPNRGLSLNTGALLPWKNTKLFERHKDALTALGKRWGFTLSTPLAAYSADALDALFHGETEDGRPAGRGAGSNLRRNWLGGSVVVGGNGQNGDGGNGENGHVGHDHGPALSVAPATVNGGTVTADRWPGVVSILEQGMQYGDAWRELLSRYRQSMACPVCSGARLRPESLSVRVDSLNIHEFCSMSVARALDWLRERRFEGRHALVAEPLMKELHHRLEFMVNVGLDYIALGRNMATLSGGEAQRIRLASQLGSGLVGVTYVLDEPSIGLHPRDNERLIKTLRSLQRRGNTVLVVEHDEATIREADTVIELGPGSGALGGEVVFNGPVDTLLSSSQSLTAQYLRGDMAIARPRARRAPRGWMTLHGVTTNNLQGIDCRVPLGVLTCVTGVSGSGKSSLVMDTLYKHLALAQGIRVDQPGSIEGIEGAETIERIVSIDQTPIGRTPRSNPATYTKIFDEIRGIFAMTPDARKRGYKPGRFSFNVRGGRCEACGGDGQIRVEMHFLPDVYVTCDVCKGRRYNHETLEVRYKGLNIAEVLDLTVRQARQFFENYPVLERRLGVLEDVGLEYLRLGQPATTLSGGEAQRIKISRELGKRSLPGTMYILDEPTTGLHMHEVGKLITVLNQLVDRGATVTVIEHNTDVILASDHVVDLGPGGGENGGRIVSAGTPEEIMDDPHSVTGTFLVQEHATRHPGVPMPRVPVADAPAPVQIPGIDMKDAGEMEDVDGDSTGPDDTDDTGDTDGANGTGATATSAKPGRKPGAGAMEKGGKSGKSGKSGKTGKAGKPVGVASDSSSPTTADAPRKRGRPRKNP comes from the coding sequence ATGAGCAAGCCCTGCATCCATATCGAGGGAGCGCGCCAGCACAACCTCAAGAACGTCACCCTCGACATCCCCCGCGACGAACTGGTGGTGGTCTGCGGCCCCTCCGGTTCGGGCAAGTCCACCCTGGCCTTCGACATCGTCTACGCAGAGGGCCAGCGCCGCTACGTGGAATCGCTGTCGGCCTACGCACGCCAGTTCCTGCCCCAGATGGACAAGCCGGAGGTGGAAAAGATCGAGGGGCTTTCCCCGGCCATTTCCTTGGAACAGCAGACGGCCACGCGCAACCCGCGTTCCACCGTGGGCACCGTGACCGAGGTGTACGACTTTCTGCGCGTGTTCTGGGCGCGGCTGGGGCGCATGTACTGCCCGCAGTGCGGACTGCCCATCGAGGCGCGCGCGGCGGACGAGATCATCGCCGACATCCTGGCCCTGGGCGAAGGCACCCGGTGCATCGTGCTGGCCCCGCTGGTGGAACACCAGAAGGGCACCCACCTCGACCGGTTCAAGAAGCTGAAGGCCGAAGGCTTCGTGCGCGTGCGGGTGAACGGGACAATCATGGGCATCGACGAGGTGCCCGCGCTGGACAAGAACCGCAAGCACACCATCGACCTTGTGGTGGACCGGCTGGTGATCAAGGACGGCATCCGGGGGCGGTTGGCCGATTCGGTGGAACTGGCCCTGCGCTACGGCGACGGTCGGCTGGTGGTGCATCTGCCAGCCGGGGGTGATGGCAAGGATGGCGGCGCAGGAAAGGCCAGCGCCAATGCCGGGCGCGACATCGTGCATTCCACGGAATCGGTGTGCCCGGCCTGCCGCATCAGCCTGCCCGCGCCCAGCCCGCAGCTTTTTTCGTTCAACAGTCCGCAGGGGGCCTGCCCGCGTTGTCTGGGCCTTGGCAGCGTCGAATATTTCGAGCCCGCGCTGGTGGCGCCCAACCGGGGCCTGTCGCTGAACACCGGCGCGCTGCTGCCGTGGAAGAACACCAAGCTGTTCGAACGCCACAAGGACGCCCTGACGGCCCTTGGCAAGCGCTGGGGCTTCACCCTGTCCACGCCGCTGGCCGCCTATTCGGCGGATGCGCTGGACGCGCTGTTCCATGGCGAAACCGAGGATGGCCGCCCGGCAGGGCGCGGCGCGGGCAGCAACCTGCGCCGCAACTGGCTGGGCGGGTCCGTGGTGGTGGGCGGCAACGGCCAGAATGGGGACGGAGGCAACGGCGAGAATGGGCATGTGGGGCACGACCACGGCCCGGCGCTGTCCGTGGCTCCGGCCACCGTCAACGGCGGCACCGTCACGGCGGACCGCTGGCCCGGCGTGGTGTCCATTCTCGAACAGGGCATGCAGTACGGCGATGCCTGGCGCGAACTGCTGTCGCGCTATCGCCAGAGCATGGCCTGCCCGGTGTGCTCCGGCGCGCGCCTGCGTCCGGAATCGCTGTCCGTGCGGGTGGACAGCCTGAACATCCACGAATTCTGTTCCATGTCCGTGGCCCGCGCGCTGGACTGGCTGCGCGAACGCCGCTTCGAGGGGCGTCACGCGCTGGTAGCCGAGCCGCTGATGAAGGAACTGCACCACCGGCTGGAATTCATGGTCAACGTGGGGCTGGACTACATCGCCCTTGGCCGCAACATGGCCACCCTGTCCGGCGGCGAGGCGCAGCGCATCCGTCTGGCCTCGCAACTGGGGTCGGGGCTGGTGGGGGTCACCTACGTGCTGGACGAACCCTCCATCGGCCTGCACCCGCGCGACAATGAGCGGCTCATCAAGACCCTGCGCAGCCTGCAACGGCGCGGCAACACCGTGCTGGTGGTGGAGCACGACGAGGCCACCATCCGCGAGGCGGACACCGTCATCGAGCTTGGCCCCGGTTCCGGCGCGCTGGGCGGCGAGGTGGTGTTCAACGGCCCGGTGGATACGCTGCTGTCCTCGTCGCAAAGCCTTACCGCGCAATACCTGCGGGGCGACATGGCCATTGCCCGGCCCCGGGCGCGCCGCGCCCCGCGCGGCTGGATGACCCTGCACGGCGTGACCACCAACAACCTGCAGGGCATCGACTGCCGGGTGCCGCTGGGCGTGCTGACCTGCGTGACCGGGGTTTCCGGTTCGGGCAAGAGCTCGCTGGTCATGGATACCCTGTACAAGCACCTGGCGCTGGCGCAGGGTATCCGGGTGGACCAGCCGGGCAGCATCGAGGGCATCGAGGGCGCGGAGACCATCGAGCGCATCGTGTCCATCGACCAGACGCCCATCGGGCGCACCCCGCGCTCCAACCCGGCCACCTACACCAAGATATTCGACGAGATACGCGGTATCTTCGCCATGACGCCGGATGCCCGCAAGCGCGGCTACAAGCCGGGGCGGTTCAGCTTCAACGTGCGCGGGGGCCGCTGCGAGGCCTGCGGCGGCGACGGGCAGATCCGCGTGGAAATGCACTTTCTGCCCGACGTCTACGTGACCTGCGACGTGTGCAAGGGCCGCCGTTACAACCACGAGACGCTGGAAGTGCGCTACAAGGGGCTGAACATCGCGGAAGTGCTGGACCTTACCGTGCGTCAGGCGCGCCAGTTCTTCGAGAACTACCCGGTGCTGGAACGCCGCCTTGGCGTGCTGGAGGACGTGGGGCTGGAATACCTGCGCCTTGGCCAGCCCGCCACCACGCTGTCCGGCGGCGAGGCCCAGCGCATCAAGATATCGCGCGAACTGGGCAAGCGCAGCCTGCCCGGCACCATGTACATCCTCGACGAACCCACCACCGGCCTGCACATGCACGAGGTGGGCAAGCTGATCACCGTGCTGAACCAACTGGTGGACCGGGGCGCCACGGTGACGGTGATCGAGCACAACACCGACGTCATCCTGGCCTCGGACCACGTGGTGGACCTTGGCCCCGGCGGCGGCGAGAACGGCGGGCGCATCGTGTCGGCGGGCACCCCGGAAGAGATCATGGACGACCCCCACTCGGTGACCGGCACCTTTCTGGTGCAGGAACACGCCACCCGCCACCCCGGCGTGCCCATGCCGCGCGTGCCCGTGGCCGACGCGCCCGCGCCCGTCCAGATTCCCGGTATTGATATGAAGGATGCTGGGGAGATGGAGGACGTGGACGGTGACAGCACCGGCCCAGACGATACGGACGACACGGGCGACACGGATGGCGCGAACGGCACGGGGGCCACGGCGACCTCTGCCAAGCCGGGGCGCAAGCCCGGGGCAGGCGCGATGGAGAAGGGCGGCAAGTCCGGCAAATCCGGCAAGTCTGGCAAGACTGGCAAGGCTGGCAAGCCAGTTGGCGTTGCCTCGGACTCCAGTTCCCCCACCACAGCGGACGCCCCGCGCAAGCGCGGCAGGCCCCGAAAGAACCCGTAG
- a CDS encoding NYN domain-containing protein has protein sequence MGRFTGFDEVYAALYVDFDNIYSRLREQDEDIARAFATNPQRWVKWIEGHALRMLYGDGVRRRILKRICYMNPQCFHEFRPFFIRAAFQVVDCPPLTNQGKTSADIHLVMDCMDALNHSTRFDEFIILSGDADFTPLLIRLQEHARRPLVLSVGYTSPAYTAAASWRIREDWFVQQALEDERPVEPAPAPPPYAPRGNGERLARVAEVVRRTVADSPAPVGVASLAQTLQREVDPGADWFGYGRLRDLLDVLDLKGLEFSAVPPGYLYDPERHEQPEERDAHDDFRSRYPDLYDFALKVHRLTDMPLLRPDHFRQLLGIIVEEVNANGFFMTTTSRNVRDRCVEAGLPIARGHVNFVLVGIARGGYPLNEQDGVNLREVGKAFLRNAYDLCRMSQIDLTKAEQQMLMVWILPKESMGD, from the coding sequence ATGGGCCGATTTACCGGCTTCGATGAAGTATATGCCGCGCTGTATGTGGATTTCGACAACATCTATTCGCGCCTGCGTGAACAGGACGAAGACATCGCCCGCGCCTTTGCCACCAACCCCCAGCGCTGGGTGAAGTGGATAGAAGGGCATGCCCTGCGCATGTTGTACGGCGACGGGGTGCGCCGTCGCATCCTGAAGCGCATCTGTTACATGAACCCGCAGTGCTTCCACGAGTTCCGTCCGTTCTTCATCCGCGCCGCCTTCCAGGTGGTGGACTGCCCGCCGCTGACCAACCAGGGCAAGACCAGCGCCGACATCCATCTGGTCATGGACTGCATGGACGCGCTGAACCATTCCACCCGCTTCGACGAATTCATCATCCTTTCCGGCGACGCGGACTTCACGCCGTTGCTCATCCGCTTGCAGGAGCATGCCCGCCGCCCGCTGGTGCTTTCCGTGGGCTACACCTCGCCCGCGTACACCGCCGCCGCTTCGTGGCGCATCCGCGAAGACTGGTTCGTGCAGCAGGCCCTTGAAGACGAGCGCCCGGTGGAGCCCGCCCCCGCGCCCCCCCCGTATGCCCCGCGCGGTAACGGCGAACGGCTGGCCCGCGTGGCCGAGGTGGTGCGCCGCACCGTGGCCGATTCCCCCGCCCCGGTGGGCGTCGCCTCGCTGGCGCAGACCCTGCAACGCGAGGTGGACCCCGGCGCGGACTGGTTCGGCTATGGCCGCCTGCGCGACCTGCTGGACGTGCTGGACCTGAAGGGGCTGGAATTTTCGGCGGTGCCGCCCGGCTACCTGTACGACCCGGAACGCCATGAGCAGCCCGAGGAACGCGACGCCCACGACGACTTCCGTTCGCGCTACCCCGACCTGTACGATTTTGCCCTGAAGGTGCACCGCCTGACCGACATGCCCCTGCTGCGGCCCGACCACTTCCGGCAACTGCTGGGCATCATAGTGGAAGAGGTCAATGCCAACGGGTTCTTCATGACCACCACCTCGCGCAACGTGCGCGACCGGTGCGTGGAGGCGGGCCTGCCCATCGCGCGGGGCCACGTGAACTTCGTGCTGGTGGGCATAGCGCGCGGGGGCTACCCCCTCAACGAGCAGGACGGCGTGAACCTGCGCGAGGTGGGCAAGGCCTTTCTGCGCAACGCCTACGACCTGTGCCGCATGTCGCAGATCGACCTGACCAAGGCGGAACAGCAGATGTTGATGGTGTGGATACTGCCCAAGGAGTCCATGGGCGATTAG
- the aldA gene encoding aldehyde dehydrogenase yields the protein MKAYKQYIDGSLVSSSSTDVIEVENPFTGKTVSTVPNGNEADAVRALEAARAAQPAWAARSAPDRAGYLKKMAELIRKHRVELAHILVEEQAKVLPLAQVEIDVTAEYFDYYAGWGRIYEGEIIQSDRPRESIFLMRKPVGVSVGICPWNFPFFVMARKVAPALLTGNAVVIKPSSVAPNTIMAFAELLTGLDLPNGVLNIITGAGGTLGEALVHSPIPGIISLTGSVEAGQRVIAASAKNITKTSLELGGKAPAIVCADADLELAAKAVVASRVIFSGQVCNCAERLYVDARIADQFTDMLTKAFKAVTFGDPMAATAPDMSSQVSAEQQKKVADMVQRAVEDGAHVITGGHIPDTPSGHFYQPTLLGGCRQAMEIVQQEIFGPVLPVLTFTDLDEAIALANDSEYGLTSSIFTTNVNSAMYAMNRLKFGETYVNREHFEAMQGFHAGWRKSGIGGADGKHGLMEYLQTHISYVQW from the coding sequence ATGAAGGCTTACAAGCAGTACATCGATGGTTCCCTGGTTTCCTCCAGCAGCACGGACGTCATAGAGGTCGAAAACCCGTTCACCGGCAAGACCGTGTCCACGGTGCCCAACGGCAACGAGGCAGATGCGGTGCGCGCGCTGGAAGCGGCCCGCGCCGCACAACCCGCCTGGGCGGCCCGCAGTGCCCCCGACCGCGCGGGATACCTGAAGAAGATGGCGGAGCTCATCCGCAAGCACCGCGTGGAACTGGCCCATATCCTGGTGGAGGAACAGGCCAAGGTGCTGCCGCTGGCGCAGGTGGAGATCGACGTCACCGCAGAATACTTCGACTACTACGCCGGATGGGGGCGCATCTACGAAGGCGAGATCATCCAGAGCGACCGCCCGCGCGAAAGCATCTTCCTGATGCGCAAGCCGGTGGGCGTGTCCGTGGGCATCTGCCCGTGGAACTTCCCGTTCTTCGTCATGGCCCGCAAGGTGGCCCCGGCCCTGCTCACCGGCAACGCGGTGGTCATCAAGCCAAGCTCCGTGGCCCCCAACACCATCATGGCCTTTGCGGAACTGCTGACCGGGCTGGACCTGCCCAACGGGGTTCTCAACATCATCACCGGCGCGGGCGGCACGCTGGGCGAGGCGCTGGTGCACAGCCCCATTCCGGGCATCATCTCGCTGACCGGCAGCGTGGAGGCGGGCCAGCGGGTCATTGCCGCTTCCGCCAAGAACATCACCAAGACCTCGCTCGAACTGGGCGGCAAGGCCCCGGCCATCGTCTGCGCCGACGCCGACCTGGAACTTGCCGCCAAGGCGGTGGTGGCTTCGCGCGTGATCTTCAGCGGGCAGGTGTGCAACTGCGCCGAGCGGCTGTACGTGGACGCGCGCATCGCCGACCAGTTCACCGACATGCTGACCAAGGCCTTCAAGGCCGTGACCTTCGGCGACCCCATGGCCGCCACCGCCCCGGACATGTCCAGCCAGGTCAGCGCGGAACAGCAGAAAAAGGTGGCGGACATGGTGCAGCGCGCCGTGGAAGACGGGGCGCACGTGATCACCGGCGGGCACATCCCGGATACGCCGTCCGGCCACTTCTACCAGCCCACCCTGCTGGGCGGCTGCCGCCAGGCCATGGAGATCGTGCAGCAGGAAATCTTTGGCCCGGTGCTGCCGGTGCTGACCTTCACGGACCTGGACGAGGCCATCGCCCTTGCCAACGACAGCGAATACGGCCTGACCTCGTCCATCTTCACCACCAACGTGAACAGCGCCATGTATGCCATGAACCGCCTGAAGTTCGGTGAAACGTACGTCAACCGCGAACACTTCGAGGCCATGCAGGGCTTCCACGCCGGGTGGCGCAAGTCCGGCATCGGCGGGGCCGACGGCAAGCACGGCCTGATGGAATACCTGCAAACCCACATCAGCTACGTGCAGTGGTAG
- a CDS encoding substrate-binding domain-containing protein — protein sequence MRQLQDEGRRGFLRASLTGVAGLAAASLPGAAQAAPFPGGRLQVWSCGGLAEAMQPAHADYERRSGAAVVYTGAFAAALGKSLLGSGSTEVFAGRVLDLAKKLRAEGRMIYFKPLCFTSYVIVTPTGNPGNVRSVDDMARKGVRVAMAPEASPPGGAAVMGLLKKAGCQDAVMANVANPGTCVQRSVEAVTTGKADAMIVELRVTRLPQFAGKLDIVEIPAGLFPPPPLTFTVGVMQEARDRALADDYVTWVTSPEGQAHFERAGFIPAISPRGQELVEKLGVKDV from the coding sequence ATGCGTCAGTTGCAGGACGAGGGGCGGCGCGGGTTTCTGCGCGCCTCGCTGACCGGGGTGGCGGGGCTGGCCGCTGCCTCTTTGCCGGGTGCCGCGCAGGCCGCGCCGTTCCCCGGCGGCAGGTTGCAGGTATGGTCGTGCGGGGGGCTGGCCGAGGCCATGCAGCCCGCCCATGCGGACTACGAACGGCGCAGCGGCGCGGCGGTGGTGTACACCGGGGCGTTTGCGGCGGCGCTGGGCAAGTCGCTGCTGGGCAGCGGATCGACAGAGGTTTTCGCGGGGCGGGTGCTGGATCTTGCCAAAAAGCTGCGTGCGGAAGGGCGGATGATCTATTTCAAGCCGCTGTGCTTCACCAGCTACGTCATCGTCACGCCCACGGGCAATCCGGGCAACGTGCGCTCCGTGGACGACATGGCCCGCAAGGGCGTGCGGGTGGCCATGGCGCCGGAGGCGTCGCCCCCCGGCGGCGCGGCGGTCATGGGCCTGCTCAAGAAGGCTGGCTGCCAGGATGCGGTGATGGCCAACGTGGCCAACCCCGGCACCTGCGTGCAGCGTTCGGTGGAGGCGGTAACCACCGGCAAGGCCGACGCCATGATCGTGGAACTGCGGGTCACCCGCCTGCCCCAGTTCGCGGGCAAGCTGGACATCGTGGAGATTCCCGCCGGGCTGTTCCCCCCGCCGCCGCTTACCTTCACCGTGGGCGTCATGCAGGAAGCGCGCGACCGCGCCTTGGCCGATGACTACGTAACATGGGTGACGTCCCCCGAGGGACAGGCGCACTTCGAGCGGGCCGGGTTCATCCCCGCCATTTCGCCGCGCGGGCAGGAACTGGTGGAAAAGCTGGGGGTGAAGGATGTCTGA
- a CDS encoding 4Fe-4S binding protein has product MSDAGANAVHAMGGTANLTELKPRMSARARTVRLWNRAMQVVMLAVIGQWSFYGIFRCPFVVPYVSCQNCPVVACHGRLFTMFWGVWAGWLALAALFGRAFCGWACPGGTVNRLLGIFAPLRLKPGSLAARLLPLGKYGGLALAMWAYFVLGQPRVNVPIRTGEFFGAVSLTFEHAMPLWLVRTWTVVGLLSLGVAISAAWCRFACPAGGVLEVVRRFAPFSVYKTDACNGCDKCRKVCYMATRPEETNCTNCGDCLGSCPQDCIGIGRKPR; this is encoded by the coding sequence ATGTCTGATGCGGGTGCGAATGCCGTGCACGCCATGGGCGGCACGGCCAATCTGACGGAACTGAAGCCCCGCATGAGCGCGCGCGCCCGTACCGTGCGCCTGTGGAACCGGGCGATGCAGGTGGTCATGCTGGCCGTCATTGGCCAGTGGTCGTTCTACGGCATCTTTCGTTGCCCCTTTGTGGTGCCGTACGTCAGCTGTCAGAACTGTCCGGTGGTGGCCTGCCACGGGCGGCTGTTCACCATGTTCTGGGGCGTGTGGGCCGGGTGGCTGGCACTGGCGGCCCTGTTCGGACGCGCCTTCTGCGGGTGGGCCTGCCCCGGCGGCACGGTGAACCGTCTGCTCGGGATCTTCGCCCCCCTGCGCCTGAAGCCCGGCAGCCTGGCCGCGCGCCTGCTGCCCCTCGGCAAGTACGGCGGGCTGGCGCTGGCCATGTGGGCCTACTTCGTGCTGGGGCAGCCGCGCGTCAACGTACCCATCCGCACCGGGGAATTCTTCGGCGCGGTGTCCCTTACCTTTGAACATGCCATGCCGCTGTGGCTGGTGCGCACCTGGACTGTGGTGGGCCTGCTGTCGCTGGGGGTGGCCATATCCGCCGCGTGGTGCCGTTTCGCCTGCCCGGCGGGCGGGGTGCTGGAAGTGGTGCGCCGGTTCGCCCCGTTCTCGGTGTACAAGACCGACGCCTGCAACGGCTGCGACAAGTGCCGCAAGGTCTGCTACATGGCCACGCGCCCGGAAGAGACCAACTGTACCAACTGCGGGGACTGCCTTGGCTCGTGCCCGCAGGATTGCATCGGCATCGGGCGGAAGCCGCGATGA
- a CDS encoding radical SAM protein, whose amino-acid sequence MNAGDSRHPCFTAGAHATHARIHLPVAAACNIRCGYCDRRHDCVNESRPGVTSRVLHPAEAAQLVDRAVAALPHLSVVGIAGPGDPLANPGPTLETLALVRRAHPGLLLCLSTNGLALPEHVNALAELGVGHVTVTLNAVDPVVGARLYPHVTGDDGHALHGAEGAAYLLSRQEEALTRLARAGIAVKVNTVVVPGVNDAHVEAVALRAAALGASLMNCIGLIPVAGTPLGGLAAPGPQLMDAVRAAAGRHLPQMRHCARCRADAAGLLGDGGTLGGLGLLPMQPDHPRRGHGPSGLPNVAGQSGMSGCTGRRRCD is encoded by the coding sequence ATGAACGCGGGCGATTCGCGCCATCCGTGCTTTACCGCCGGGGCGCACGCAACGCACGCGCGCATCCACCTGCCGGTGGCGGCGGCCTGCAATATCCGCTGCGGCTACTGCGACCGGCGGCACGACTGCGTCAACGAGTCTCGCCCCGGCGTGACCAGCCGCGTGCTGCACCCGGCAGAGGCCGCGCAACTGGTGGACCGGGCCGTGGCGGCGCTGCCGCACCTTTCGGTTGTGGGCATCGCCGGTCCGGGCGACCCGCTGGCCAACCCCGGCCCCACGCTGGAAACCCTGGCCCTGGTGCGCCGCGCGCATCCCGGACTGTTGCTGTGCCTGTCCACCAACGGGCTGGCCCTGCCGGAACATGTGAATGCGTTGGCCGAACTGGGTGTGGGGCACGTCACCGTGACCTTGAACGCCGTGGACCCGGTGGTGGGTGCGCGTTTGTACCCCCATGTGACCGGTGATGATGGGCATGCGCTGCACGGCGCGGAAGGCGCAGCGTACCTGCTGTCCCGGCAGGAGGAAGCCCTGACGCGCCTTGCGCGGGCGGGCATTGCGGTAAAGGTGAATACCGTGGTGGTGCCCGGCGTCAATGACGCCCATGTGGAGGCGGTGGCCCTGCGCGCCGCCGCGCTGGGGGCATCGCTGATGAACTGCATCGGACTGATTCCGGTTGCGGGCACGCCGCTGGGCGGCTTGGCCGCACCGGGACCGCAGCTGATGGACGCGGTGCGTGCGGCTGCGGGGCGACATCTGCCCCAGATGCGCCACTGCGCGCGCTGCCGGGCCGACGCCGCCGGATTGCTGGGCGACGGCGGCACGCTGGGCGGGCTGGGCCTGCTGCCCATGCAGCCGGACCATCCGCGCCGGGGGCATGGCCCGTCGGGACTGCCGAATGTGGCAGGCCAGTCAGGCATGTCGGGGTGTACGGGGCGGCGGCGCTGCGACTGA
- the msrA gene encoding peptide-methionine (S)-S-oxide reductase MsrA, which translates to MSTLLHPTVIESTAPALAALTALAHLLPLSALLLAAALLLPATARAAQDATAQASTGSTTTGTTATAVFAGGCFWCMEKPFDQLDGVLDTTSGYTGGNVNNPTYKQVSSGVTGHAESLRVTYDPAKVSYETLLDVFWRNVDPLDAGGQFCDRGNQYRSAIFVANAAQHNAAEASKKAIEARLGKPVATSIEDASIFWPAEDYHQDYYRKNPIRYAYYRTGCGRDRRLEQVWGAEK; encoded by the coding sequence ATGTCCACCCTGCTTCACCCCACTGTCATCGAAAGCACCGCGCCTGCCCTGGCCGCGCTGACCGCGCTGGCGCACCTGCTGCCCCTTTCCGCCCTGCTGCTGGCGGCGGCGCTGCTGCTGCCCGCCACCGCCCGCGCCGCGCAGGACGCCACCGCGCAGGCGTCTACCGGGTCAACAACCACCGGAACGACGGCCACCGCCGTGTTCGCCGGGGGGTGCTTCTGGTGCATGGAAAAGCCCTTCGACCAGTTGGATGGCGTGCTGGATACCACTTCTGGCTACACCGGCGGCAACGTGAACAACCCCACCTACAAGCAGGTGTCCTCCGGGGTTACCGGGCATGCCGAATCCCTGCGGGTGACCTACGACCCGGCCAAGGTCAGCTACGAAACCCTGCTGGACGTTTTCTGGCGCAACGTGGACCCGCTGGACGCGGGCGGCCAGTTCTGCGACCGGGGCAACCAGTACCGCTCGGCCATCTTCGTGGCCAATGCCGCGCAACACAATGCCGCCGAGGCCAGCAAGAAAGCCATCGAGGCGCGCCTGGGCAAGCCGGTTGCCACCAGCATAGAAGACGCCTCCATCTTCTGGCCCGCCGAAGACTATCATCAGGACTACTACCGCAAGAACCCCATCCGCTACGCCTACTACCGGACCGGCTGCGGCCGCGACCGGCGGCTTGAGCAGGTCTGGGGCGCGGAAAAGTGA